One segment of Clostridium ljungdahlii DSM 13528 DNA contains the following:
- a CDS encoding ECF transporter S component, translating into MKSRMNTKFLVTTAVFVAVAVVLRSFSIAIAAGGILTMRISFDAICYIMPGILFGPLYGGISGGLIDILGYIIRPMGGYIPLFTITNIAAGILPALIWRYIKNAKEYKVRNCYIAFFGLLLVVGFFNFIIMKFAYHTTLGQLLSSLGKKSQYLSTGLMLIGAIGVIIFIINVFIKKSMVKSYDFVNNNYFKLIIAIGISGILICTINTYILLIFTPALIAKGFMFLWIPRIIEALLMTIVNSYITCMIMYCYSLFQGRVVKKA; encoded by the coding sequence ATGAAAAGTAGAATGAACACAAAATTTCTTGTTACTACCGCTGTTTTTGTTGCCGTCGCAGTTGTTTTGAGATCGTTTTCTATAGCAATAGCTGCAGGTGGCATACTCACTATGAGAATAAGTTTTGACGCCATATGTTATATAATGCCTGGTATATTATTTGGACCATTATATGGGGGAATTTCAGGTGGATTAATCGATATACTTGGCTATATAATAAGACCTATGGGTGGATACATCCCTTTGTTTACTATAACTAATATAGCAGCTGGTATTTTGCCTGCACTTATATGGAGATATATTAAAAATGCTAAAGAATATAAAGTAAGGAATTGTTATATTGCTTTCTTTGGATTGCTCTTAGTAGTAGGTTTTTTTAATTTTATCATAATGAAATTTGCATATCATACTACTTTAGGACAACTACTATCATCTTTAGGAAAAAAATCTCAATACCTTAGTACCGGACTTATGTTAATAGGTGCTATAGGCGTTATTATATTTATAATAAATGTATTTATTAAGAAAAGTATGGTAAAATCCTATGATTTTGTAAATAACAATTATTTTAAATTAATAATTGCAATTGGTATATCTGGAATTTTAATATGCACTATAAATACTTATATATTGCTTATATTTACTCCTGCTCTCATTGCCAAAGGCTTTATGTTCTTATGGATACCTAGAATAATTGAGGCTCTTCTTATGACTATAGTAAATTCCTATATAACCTGTATGATTATGTACTGTTATAGCTTATTTCAAGGTAGGGTAGTAAAAAAAGCTTAA
- a CDS encoding VIT and vWA domain-containing protein, whose product MLSYANRDTKIDEGILLKKVNINGNLCAGYGEIFINQIYQNCSNENIEGVYIFPLPAAAIISGFEAEIGGRALKAVVEEKDKALQIYENAKLRGDSTFSLEEFSPHLFKISIGKIISGETVKIKLSYIEELDYKDSTFKLTIPAISQPKIIRNRSKIEELKDNLVNKLGIRKTKEENFEFKVNIIVESLSKVDFRCPYHNIKVEREGDTVAKISLEENYYLTDKDFILFIRERETLEADGMIYEYKENDEEKGIVYMRMIPKLDPYEEDITEHYVFLIDISDTMKGEKLEQAKNALQLCIRNLSKGDTFDMIALGNKLISFSQNGPIEFNADSLREASKWIDGLKTEKDADIFGGIKYSLENEGSENTILLFTDDSVEDEEKILSYVNENIGDNRIFTFGIDSCANNYFLNKLAHESYGKAEFIDIGQRIEDVILRQFNRIQSPQVDGIDINWGRLQVNSTYPRTIEYMYDREPFSIFASVTGEVEGRITLKGYVDGKEYLRRIDIDNFSTEENASLLRKVWARKKMKSLEMNMKAQRGQEKEEMKRKLIELSKKSGFISPETTFILMELREEPVLGIQLKNIIPIKVNESTLGEKIDENLESGFLYRSFTGDKEEKEYDSDNSYLDKKYTREKLIRIIAKNQFADGAFVDYEDSNLEDKIETTSMVMLAFIIGRENIDIYTNQLNKAANFICDSYDQVDFNVRDDILEMSILALNNIKKKKILKDKYVLKVDHIIERLCESLYPKEDTKHILKNLMDNSFKRNVASLFKSSEDGKYIEEEITIVEERNSIFNMAKLAVLKALKN is encoded by the coding sequence ATGTTATCTTATGCTAATAGAGATACTAAAATTGATGAGGGAATTTTATTAAAAAAAGTTAATATTAATGGAAATTTATGTGCAGGGTATGGTGAGATATTTATAAATCAGATTTATCAGAATTGCAGTAATGAAAATATAGAAGGAGTGTACATTTTCCCGCTTCCAGCTGCAGCTATAATATCTGGTTTTGAAGCAGAAATAGGTGGAAGAGCTTTAAAGGCAGTAGTTGAAGAAAAAGATAAGGCACTTCAGATTTATGAAAATGCAAAATTGCGAGGAGACAGCACTTTTTCCCTAGAAGAATTCAGTCCCCACTTATTTAAAATAAGCATAGGAAAAATAATTTCCGGAGAAACTGTTAAAATAAAACTTTCCTACATAGAGGAACTAGATTATAAAGATAGTACATTTAAACTTACAATACCTGCAATTTCACAACCTAAGATAATAAGAAATAGATCTAAAATCGAAGAGCTAAAGGATAACTTGGTAAATAAATTAGGTATAAGAAAAACTAAGGAAGAGAACTTTGAATTTAAAGTAAACATAATAGTGGAATCATTGAGTAAAGTTGATTTTAGGTGTCCCTACCATAATATAAAGGTGGAGAGGGAAGGTGACACAGTAGCTAAAATAAGCTTAGAAGAAAACTATTATTTAACAGATAAAGATTTCATATTGTTTATAAGGGAAAGAGAAACCTTAGAAGCAGATGGAATGATATATGAGTATAAGGAAAATGATGAGGAAAAAGGGATAGTTTATATGAGAATGATTCCTAAACTTGACCCCTATGAAGAAGATATTACAGAACATTATGTATTTTTAATTGATATTTCAGATACGATGAAAGGTGAAAAGTTAGAACAAGCTAAAAATGCACTTCAACTTTGTATAAGAAATCTATCAAAAGGAGATACTTTTGACATGATAGCCCTGGGGAATAAGCTAATTAGTTTTTCTCAAAATGGACCGATAGAGTTTAATGCAGATTCACTAAGAGAAGCATCTAAGTGGATAGATGGTTTAAAAACGGAAAAAGATGCGGATATATTTGGAGGAATAAAATACAGCCTTGAAAATGAAGGATCTGAAAATACTATACTTCTTTTTACAGATGATTCGGTAGAGGATGAGGAAAAAATACTTTCCTATGTGAATGAAAATATTGGAGATAATAGAATATTTACTTTTGGAATAGATTCTTGTGCAAATAATTATTTTTTGAATAAGTTAGCCCATGAAAGTTATGGAAAAGCAGAATTTATAGATATAGGGCAAAGAATTGAAGACGTGATTTTAAGGCAGTTTAATAGAATACAAAGTCCTCAGGTAGATGGTATAGATATAAATTGGGGAAGGTTACAAGTTAACTCTACTTATCCAAGGACTATTGAATATATGTATGATAGGGAACCTTTTTCTATATTTGCAAGTGTTACCGGGGAAGTAGAGGGACGAATAACTTTAAAAGGGTATGTGGATGGAAAAGAATATTTGAGAAGGATAGATATTGATAATTTTAGTACAGAGGAAAATGCCAGCTTACTTAGGAAGGTTTGGGCTAGAAAAAAGATGAAATCTCTAGAAATGAATATGAAAGCACAGAGGGGACAAGAGAAAGAAGAAATGAAAAGAAAGTTAATAGAACTTTCTAAAAAAAGTGGCTTCATAAGTCCTGAAACTACTTTCATATTGATGGAATTAAGAGAAGAACCAGTACTTGGCATTCAGCTTAAAAATATAATTCCAATAAAAGTAAATGAAAGCACTTTAGGTGAAAAAATAGATGAAAATTTAGAAAGTGGTTTTTTGTATAGAAGTTTTACCGGTGATAAAGAAGAGAAAGAATATGACAGTGACAATTCATATTTGGATAAAAAGTATACTAGAGAAAAACTCATACGAATAATAGCTAAAAATCAATTTGCAGACGGGGCTTTTGTGGATTATGAAGATAGTAATCTAGAGGATAAAATAGAAACCACTTCTATGGTAATGCTGGCATTTATAATTGGAAGGGAAAATATAGACATATATACAAATCAACTAAATAAAGCTGCAAATTTCATATGTGACAGTTATGATCAGGTTGATTTTAATGTGAGAGATGATATTTTAGAAATGTCTATTCTGGCACTAAATAATATAAAGAAGAAAAAAATACTAAAGGACAAATATGTTTTAAAAGTTGATCATATAATAGAGAGATTGTGTGAAAGTTTATATCCTAAAGAGGATACAAAGCACATATTAAAGAATTTAATGGACAATTCCTTTAAAAGAAATGTAGCATCTCTTTTTAAATCAAGCGAAGATGGAAAATATATAGAAGAAGAAATAACTATAGTTGAGGAGAGAAATTCCATATTTAATATGGCAAAATTGGCAGTACTTAAGGCACTAAAGAATTAA
- a CDS encoding PLP-dependent aminotransferase family protein produces MTNKCLYSEQSSLLLVGEPQGEKSLRREISKYLFQSRSVRCTPEQIIIGAGTQYLIILLCMLLGKDYPYLTENPGYNRVRTVFKDQGIDIHRISIDKDGICINDLKKSSARVVYVTPSHQFPYEMIMPISRRLELLKWHEEKNGYIIEDDYDSEFRYKGKPVPSLQGLDRSENVIYLGTFSKSLIPSIRISYLVLPPKLILKYQEHFKIYKQTVSRLHQNILYIFMK; encoded by the coding sequence TTGACAAACAAATGTTTATATTCAGAGCAAAGCAGTCTCTTATTAGTAGGTGAACCTCAAGGAGAGAAATCTCTTCGTAGAGAGATATCTAAATATCTTTTTCAATCAAGAAGTGTTAGATGCACTCCAGAACAAATTATTATTGGAGCAGGTACTCAATATTTAATTATATTGCTATGTATGCTGCTAGGCAAAGATTATCCATATTTAACTGAAAACCCTGGATACAATAGGGTAAGAACCGTTTTTAAAGACCAGGGCATAGATATTCATCGTATCTCAATAGATAAAGATGGTATTTGCATAAACGATTTAAAGAAAAGTTCTGCTAGAGTGGTTTATGTTACACCTTCTCATCAATTTCCCTATGAAATGATTATGCCGATTTCTCGAAGATTAGAGTTATTGAAATGGCATGAAGAAAAAAACGGTTATATAATTGAAGATGATTATGATAGTGAATTTAGATATAAAGGGAAACCAGTTCCGTCTTTACAAGGACTAGACAGAAGTGAAAATGTTATTTATTTGGGGACATTTTCAAAATCTTTAATTCCCTCAATTAGAATTAGTTATTTAGTTTTACCCCCCAAATTAATTCTAAAATATCAAGAACATTTTAAAATATACAAACAAACAGTCTCTAGGCTTCATCAAAATATACTCTATATATTTATGAAATAA
- a CDS encoding LuxR C-terminal-related transcriptional regulator has protein sequence MKKIKLLKRQRINHILSVIYHYPLTIVEAPMGFGKTTAVRHFLESKKSPYFWITFLNSNENTSFLWSDFSNEISKIDEDAGQKLKSLGFPVDVPQMSKVLSILNHIDYDEKTVFVIDDYHLSKKTQVNKLLRQIVLERLDNFHIVIITRDTTEINFTELFSKGLCQVISQQQLKFTYEEIENYCLMMNKNISSSDLEKIEEYTDGWISLTYMVILGLEKGIPVGMNNTIEDLVENTLFDAYDGYIQNFLLELSIMDSFTAKQAFFVTHEERTDKILKKLRQENAFVFYDEVNKTYKIHNVLLDFLRIKQHFKPAHIKELYRRLGYWYLSKKDFIIGYGYLNRAGDVEKILSDFNNPHNVRNELTEFEGSFEMFNSLPEELLYKYPVAYLQHIFLSILKGNDEIVEDCAQRLDRLQQFYSEIEVINDNYRNHIIAEILIVKKFTVFNHAEEMIVNNHKIIELLNGKQSYIMLRENEYTFGSPHLIYIYFREQGTLKEILYTITKKFSLHAKIANGCGTGCEYVGLAEYALETGDFKSVELNSFKAIYKAKTKEQTSLIICANFNLMRLYAFQGKIDESIRILNNLEEEVNELNNPIYNTTMDLCRGYIYGCIGYPEKIPYWLQVGDMTDGDFFYQGMAFNYIVYGKAVMLTKNYVKLEMLTESFEEYFSIFSNQLGFIHNSIFKAVAKYNLYGMEKGVSELQEALSKARQDYIIAPFVENALYIISMLETILNNNSRDEYINKTTVLSRKYIENLQNSSENKINLSQRELEVLSLTAKGLKRTQVACKLGISESTAKTHLQNIYKKLQVSGKFEAVKIARMYGII, from the coding sequence TTGAAAAAAATAAAGTTATTAAAAAGACAACGTATAAATCATATTTTATCAGTAATTTACCACTATCCACTCACTATTGTCGAAGCTCCAATGGGATTTGGCAAAACTACAGCAGTTAGACATTTTCTTGAATCCAAAAAAAGTCCATATTTTTGGATTACATTTTTAAACTCAAATGAAAACACCTCTTTTCTCTGGAGTGATTTTTCAAATGAAATAAGTAAAATTGATGAAGACGCAGGGCAAAAGCTAAAAAGTCTTGGATTTCCTGTTGATGTTCCGCAAATGTCAAAAGTTTTATCAATATTAAATCACATTGACTATGATGAAAAAACAGTTTTTGTTATAGACGACTATCATCTTTCAAAAAAGACTCAGGTAAATAAGCTCCTGAGACAAATTGTTTTAGAAAGATTGGATAACTTTCATATAGTAATTATTACAAGGGATACAACTGAAATAAATTTTACAGAACTTTTTTCAAAAGGACTCTGTCAAGTTATATCACAGCAGCAATTGAAATTTACCTATGAAGAAATTGAAAACTATTGTTTGATGATGAATAAAAATATATCTAGTAGTGATTTAGAAAAAATAGAGGAATATACAGATGGATGGATATCCCTTACATATATGGTTATCTTAGGACTAGAAAAGGGTATTCCTGTAGGTATGAATAATACTATCGAAGACTTAGTTGAAAATACATTATTTGACGCCTATGATGGTTACATTCAGAATTTTTTACTTGAACTTTCCATAATGGATAGTTTTACAGCAAAGCAAGCTTTTTTTGTTACTCATGAGGAAAGAACAGATAAGATACTAAAAAAACTTCGCCAGGAAAATGCTTTTGTTTTTTATGATGAAGTAAATAAAACCTATAAAATTCACAATGTTCTTCTAGATTTCTTAAGAATAAAACAACATTTTAAACCAGCACATATTAAAGAATTGTACAGGCGTCTTGGTTATTGGTATTTAAGTAAAAAGGATTTTATAATTGGTTATGGTTATTTAAATCGTGCAGGAGATGTGGAAAAGATTCTTTCAGATTTTAACAATCCTCATAATGTTCGTAATGAACTTACAGAATTTGAAGGCTCTTTTGAAATGTTTAATAGCTTGCCAGAAGAATTACTGTATAAATACCCTGTTGCATATTTGCAGCATATTTTCCTTTCTATTTTAAAAGGAAATGATGAAATAGTTGAAGACTGTGCGCAAAGGTTGGACAGGCTTCAACAGTTTTATAGTGAAATAGAAGTTATAAATGATAATTACAGAAATCACATTATAGCAGAAATATTAATTGTAAAAAAATTTACTGTATTTAACCATGCGGAAGAAATGATTGTTAACAACCATAAAATTATAGAACTTTTAAATGGGAAACAATCTTATATAATGCTTAGGGAAAATGAATATACTTTTGGGTCCCCTCATTTGATTTACATTTATTTTAGGGAACAAGGTACATTAAAAGAAATTTTATACACCATCACAAAAAAGTTTTCGTTACATGCAAAGATTGCAAATGGATGCGGAACTGGCTGTGAGTATGTGGGACTTGCAGAGTATGCCCTTGAAACAGGTGATTTTAAGTCTGTTGAACTAAATAGTTTTAAGGCTATCTATAAAGCTAAAACAAAAGAACAAACCAGCCTTATAATATGTGCCAATTTTAATCTTATGAGGCTTTATGCATTTCAAGGAAAAATAGATGAAAGTATCAGAATATTGAATAATCTAGAGGAAGAAGTCAATGAACTGAATAATCCTATATATAATACAACAATGGATTTGTGCAGAGGATACATATATGGGTGTATTGGTTACCCTGAAAAAATTCCTTATTGGCTTCAGGTAGGTGATATGACTGATGGTGATTTTTTTTATCAGGGCATGGCCTTTAATTATATAGTTTATGGAAAAGCTGTGATGCTAACTAAAAACTATGTAAAGCTTGAAATGCTTACTGAAAGTTTTGAAGAATATTTTTCTATATTCAGTAACCAACTAGGGTTTATACATAATTCTATTTTTAAGGCCGTGGCAAAATATAATCTCTATGGTATGGAGAAAGGTGTATCCGAACTTCAAGAAGCACTGTCCAAAGCGCGACAGGATTATATCATAGCACCATTTGTAGAAAATGCCCTATATATCATTAGTATGCTTGAAACGATATTAAATAACAATTCAAGAGATGAATACATAAATAAGACGACTGTTTTAAGCAGGAAATATATTGAAAATTTGCAAAACAGCAGCGAAAATAAGATAAACTTATCACAAAGGGAGTTAGAAGTTCTATCACTTACAGCAAAGGGTCTAAAAAGAACTCAAGTTGCATGTAAATTGGGTATATCTGAAAGTACTGCAAAAACTCATCTACAAAATATATATAAAAAACTTCAAGTTAGTGGAAAATTTGAAGCAGTAAAAATTGCACGAATGTATGGAATAATTTGA
- the crcB gene encoding fluoride efflux transporter CrcB, whose protein sequence is MNFLIVGIGGIIGSLARFCLGNLVNKKFKSLFPLGTFIINITGALLLGILSSSHISRNFYILLCDGFLGAYTTFSSFMYEDFKLFQLKYKLHAYTYVIMTTLIGLAFYALGTRITYYAGF, encoded by the coding sequence ATGAACTTTTTAATAGTTGGAATTGGCGGCATAATTGGAAGCCTAGCTAGATTTTGTCTTGGAAACTTGGTAAATAAAAAATTTAAGTCCCTATTTCCCCTAGGAACTTTTATCATAAATATAACAGGAGCCTTGCTGCTTGGAATACTTAGCAGCTCTCACATTTCTAGAAACTTCTATATCCTTTTGTGTGATGGATTTTTGGGAGCCTATACTACCTTTTCTTCCTTTATGTACGAGGATTTTAAACTTTTCCAACTAAAGTATAAACTACATGCATATACATATGTAATTATGACAACACTAATTGGACTAGCATTCTATGCCCTTGGAACTAGAATAACATACTATGCAGGATTTTAA
- the mnmA gene encoding tRNA 2-thiouridine(34) synthase MnmA → MNKKVVVGMSGGVDSSVAAYLLKEQGYEVIGVTMQVWQDDKYYEGMEGGCCSLSAVDDARLVAYNLGIPYYVMNFRNEFKKCVIDYFIDEYTKGRTPNPCVACNKYIKFDELLKRAMDLGADYVATGHYATVEKVNDRYVLKKSKDSKKDQTYALYNLTQFQLEHTLMPCGIYKKEQIREIAKKIGLAVHNKKDSEEICFIPDNDHGSYIKRVAPNKVKEGNFVDKSGKVLGKHGGITYYTIGQRKGLGIAFGIPMYVIDINPLKNEVVLGGEKDIFKNKLIAKDLNFMPFEKLDKPMRIQAKIRYSAKPADALISAIDEDRVKVEFDENQRAITKGQSVVFYDGDILVGGGVIDSLY, encoded by the coding sequence ATGAATAAGAAAGTAGTAGTAGGTATGAGCGGTGGAGTTGATAGTTCCGTTGCAGCATATCTTTTAAAAGAGCAAGGATATGAAGTTATAGGAGTTACAATGCAGGTATGGCAGGATGATAAATATTATGAAGGAATGGAAGGTGGATGCTGTTCTTTAAGTGCTGTAGATGATGCAAGACTTGTAGCGTATAACCTAGGTATTCCATATTATGTTATGAATTTTAGAAATGAGTTTAAAAAATGTGTAATAGATTATTTTATAGATGAATATACAAAGGGAAGAACTCCAAATCCTTGTGTAGCATGTAATAAATACATAAAATTTGATGAACTTTTAAAAAGAGCTATGGATTTAGGGGCAGATTATGTGGCTACAGGACATTATGCTACAGTGGAAAAAGTAAATGATAGATATGTACTTAAAAAGTCAAAGGATAGTAAAAAAGATCAAACCTATGCATTATATAATTTAACCCAGTTTCAACTAGAACATACTTTAATGCCCTGTGGAATTTATAAAAAGGAACAAATAAGAGAAATAGCAAAGAAGATAGGTCTAGCCGTTCACAACAAAAAGGACAGTGAGGAAATATGTTTTATTCCAGATAATGACCATGGTTCCTATATAAAAAGAGTTGCTCCCAATAAGGTAAAAGAAGGAAACTTTGTAGATAAAAGTGGTAAAGTCCTTGGGAAGCATGGGGGAATTACTTACTATACAATAGGACAGAGAAAAGGACTTGGAATAGCATTTGGAATTCCAATGTATGTCATAGACATAAATCCACTTAAAAATGAAGTTGTTCTTGGTGGAGAAAAAGATATTTTTAAAAACAAATTAATTGCAAAGGACTTAAATTTTATGCCTTTTGAAAAATTGGATAAACCTATGAGGATACAGGCAAAGATAAGATATTCAGCTAAGCCTGCTGATGCACTTATAAGTGCTATAGACGAAGACAGGGTTAAGGTTGAGTTTGATGAAAATCAAAGAGCTATTACAAAAGGACAGTCTGTAGTATTTTATGATGGAGATATCCTTGTTGGTGGAGGAGTTATAGACAGCTTATATTAG
- the crcB gene encoding fluoride efflux transporter CrcB, giving the protein MKKYIYIGIGGFLGAILRFALENVKVSTYLSLIPINTLFINITGAFILAFVTTAAVYTSVVSSNIKLGICTGFAGAYTTFSTLCKETVSLINSSHLMLAVCYICISLILGLAFAYLGEFTSIKLVSKLNLNYSVDLNELEDNDCKNKGNSI; this is encoded by the coding sequence TTGAAAAAATATATTTACATAGGAATAGGTGGTTTTTTAGGTGCAATTTTAAGATTTGCATTGGAAAATGTAAAAGTAAGTACCTATTTAAGCTTAATTCCTATAAATACTTTATTTATAAATATAACAGGAGCCTTTATTCTAGCCTTCGTAACCACTGCTGCTGTTTATACTTCAGTTGTATCTTCAAATATAAAGTTAGGAATATGTACGGGATTTGCAGGGGCTTATACTACTTTTTCTACCTTATGCAAAGAAACTGTATCACTTATAAATTCAAGCCACCTTATGTTAGCTGTATGCTATATTTGTATTTCTTTAATTTTGGGACTTGCCTTTGCTTATCTTGGAGAATTTACTTCCATAAAGTTAGTTTCAAAATTGAACCTCAACTACTCTGTTGATTTAAATGAATTAGAGGATAATGATTGTAAAAATAAAGGAAATTCCATTTGA
- a CDS encoding DUF166 domain-containing protein, translating to MKILIVCSKKSGKLPENEFYTKTDSRFAGAKFIPHIKNYKEACTVCGKKCVWCRGKYELNFKESVSEVIELPDIYELFEDNPLKYLPQKFKKHDAAVIIGVHEDIIIELPKIIAESGGKAMIVPCESGSWVSKWTREKLIEECEKYNLQYAFPKPFCTLKYGKFPLINEFIDFFKIGKPKFRLYVNDEDVIEKAEVIISAPCGNGYNIARHLLGKKLGEEAKKSVAKFWHSYPCLGDMHVDPELGDTPLHISGYTHYAALENAQIIRNSKV from the coding sequence TTGAAAATACTTATAGTTTGTTCAAAAAAGAGTGGAAAGTTGCCTGAAAATGAATTTTACACAAAAACTGACAGCAGATTTGCAGGTGCAAAATTTATACCACATATAAAAAATTATAAGGAAGCTTGTACTGTATGCGGTAAGAAATGTGTTTGGTGTAGAGGAAAATATGAGTTGAATTTTAAAGAGAGTGTAAGCGAAGTAATTGAACTTCCAGATATATATGAATTATTTGAAGACAATCCATTAAAGTATCTGCCACAAAAATTTAAGAAACATGATGCAGCTGTAATTATAGGAGTACATGAAGATATAATAATTGAATTGCCAAAAATAATAGCCGAAAGTGGTGGAAAAGCTATGATAGTTCCCTGTGAAAGTGGAAGCTGGGTATCAAAATGGACCAGAGAAAAACTTATTGAGGAATGTGAAAAATATAATCTACAGTATGCTTTTCCTAAACCTTTTTGCACATTGAAATATGGAAAATTTCCTCTCATAAATGAATTTATTGATTTCTTTAAAATAGGAAAGCCCAAATTTAGACTTTATGTAAATGATGAAGATGTGATAGAAAAAGCAGAAGTTATAATATCCGCACCTTGTGGAAATGGGTACAATATTGCAAGACATCTTTTAGGAAAAAAGTTAGGAGAGGAAGCAAAGAAATCTGTGGCAAAATTTTGGCACAGTTATCCATGTCTCGGAGATATGCATGTAGATCCAGAACTTGGTGATACTCCTCTTCATATAAGTGGATATACCCACTATGCGGCTCTTGAAAATGCACAAATAATTAGAAATAGCAAAGTTTAA
- the nifS gene encoding cysteine desulfurase NifS, whose product MKTEIYMDYAATTFVKPEVVAEMRPYFTEYFGNPSSIYHISRKNKMAITEARGKIADAINANRDEIFFTNGGSESDNWAIKGIASANEGKGNHIITTGIEHHAVINTCKYLEEHGFKVTFLPVNEYGMVNLNEIEKSITDNTILISVMFANNEIGTIEPIKEIGSLCRKKGILFHTDAVQAVGNVPIDVKAMNIDLLSMASHKFYGPKGMGALYIKKGVKIDSLIHGGAQERGRRAGTENIAGIVGMGKAIEVAVKNMDRESNRLIYLRDKLIEGLLKIPGTKLNGDKNNRLPGNINVTFNSIEGEILAMALDGAGICVSTGSACSAGAIEPSHVLTAIGLSRDAAKGSLRLTIGANTTEDEVDFVVNEIGNTVLKLRENNKKWQQIKD is encoded by the coding sequence ATGAAAACAGAAATCTATATGGATTATGCAGCCACAACTTTTGTAAAACCAGAAGTAGTAGCAGAAATGCGTCCATATTTTACCGAGTATTTTGGCAATCCATCCTCTATTTATCACATATCTAGAAAAAATAAAATGGCTATAACTGAAGCTAGAGGAAAGATAGCAGATGCCATAAATGCAAATAGAGATGAAATATTTTTTACAAATGGGGGTTCTGAATCTGACAACTGGGCTATAAAGGGAATTGCATCTGCAAATGAAGGTAAAGGAAATCATATAATAACTACAGGTATAGAACATCATGCAGTTATAAATACCTGTAAGTATTTAGAGGAGCATGGTTTTAAAGTAACTTTTCTTCCTGTAAATGAATATGGAATGGTTAATTTAAATGAAATTGAAAAAAGTATAACAGATAATACTATACTTATATCTGTTATGTTTGCAAATAATGAAATAGGTACAATAGAACCTATAAAAGAAATAGGAAGTCTTTGTAGAAAAAAGGGAATATTGTTTCACACGGATGCAGTTCAAGCAGTGGGAAATGTACCGATTGATGTTAAAGCTATGAATATAGATTTATTGTCTATGGCGTCCCATAAATTTTATGGACCTAAAGGTATGGGAGCTCTTTACATAAAAAAGGGAGTTAAGATAGATAGTTTAATTCACGGTGGAGCACAGGAAAGGGGAAGAAGAGCAGGAACGGAAAATATTGCAGGAATAGTTGGAATGGGAAAAGCTATTGAAGTTGCTGTAAAAAATATGGATAGAGAAAGTAATAGATTGATTTATTTAAGAGATAAGTTAATTGAAGGACTTTTAAAAATACCTGGCACTAAACTGAATGGTGATAAAAACAATAGACTTCCAGGTAACATAAATGTAACTTTTAATTCTATAGAGGGTGAGATTTTGGCTATGGCTTTAGATGGAGCTGGAATATGCGTGTCTACTGGAAGTGCTTGTTCAGCAGGGGCAATAGAACCATCTCATGTACTTACAGCTATAGGATTATCAAGAGATGCAGCAAAGGGTTCATTGAGGCTTACTATAGGAGCAAATACTACAGAAGATGAAGTGGACTTTGTTGTAAATGAAATAGGTAATACGGTTTTAAAATTAAGAGAAAATAATAAAAAATGGCAGCAAATAAAAGATTGA